The following proteins are co-located in the Anopheles stephensi strain Indian unplaced genomic scaffold, UCI_ANSTEP_V1.0 ucontig428, whole genome shotgun sequence genome:
- the LOC118516993 gene encoding uncharacterized protein LOC118516993 produces the protein MPKRGRRRSRKPDSVGSSSDSAESKRSRSVVSSSSEESDDTMSVDSTESRSSTSVQEDNLAQFVTVNRRQRKAVPTTKPSTTPATPAVPAGRTSAPAPVSAAKMPPITVKSLPVAVLRPELQARGITPEFRISGVGTSITVRSPAEQQEVLNYLQQRNAEYFSHDAKNMRPFKAVLRGLPETDLAEIVCELKEIHQLDVLEAFEIKRRAEGIQTRLYLVHFKRGTCSLKKLEAVRSIQQVIVRWEPYRGGKKGPTQCHRCQAFGHAPRYNLAKRLQDIKNAPDTPATTPTTTPATTSSEDLFSPEELFAIFSRMLPKIRLCRNKGEQIAVIGELLMLLH, from the exons ATGCCGAAGCGTGGTAGAAGGAGGAGTAGGAAGCCAGACTCGGTAGGATCGAGCTCCGATTCGGCCGAGTCCAAGCGCTCGAGgagcgtggtttcttcctcttcggagGAATCTGACGATACGATGAGCGTGGACAGTACGGAGTCACGTTCATCCACCAGCGTGCAGGAGGATAACCTGGCACAATTTGTCACCGTAAACCGGCGACAACGGAAGGCAGTCCCGACAACGAAGCCTTCCACAACACCAGCTACGCCCGCTGTTCCTGCAGGGCGTACATCGGCTCCGGCTCCCGTATCGGCGGCAAAAATGCCTCCGATCACGGTGAAGTCACTCCCAGTAGCTGTCCTGCGTCCGGAACTGCAGGCTCGTGGAATCACACCAGAGTTCCGTATCTCCGGCGTAGGCACGTCAATCACCGTTCGATCTCCTGCTGAACAGCAGGAGGTCCTTAACTACCTGCAGCAGCGGAATGCGGAATATTTTTCGCATGACGCTAAAAACATGCGTCCCTTCAAGGCGGTGCTTCGTGGGCTTCCAGAAACGGACCTCGCGGAGATCGTTTGTGAACTGAAGGAAATCCACCAGCTCGACGTTTTGGAGGCGTTCGAGATCAAGCGCCGCGCAGAGGGCATTCAAACCAGGTTGTACCTGGTTCATTTCAAGCGAGGAACATGCTCGCTaaaaaagctggaggcagtacggtcaatccagcaagtcatcgtgcgatgggagccgtaccgcggagggaagaaaggcccgacgcaatgccatcgatgtcaggcttttgggcatg CACCGAGATACAATCTTGCGAAGCGACTGCAGGACATCAAGAACGCTCCAGACACACCAGCTACAACACCAACCACAACTCCAGCCACAACTTCATCGGAAGACCTGTTTAGCCCGGAAGAGCTATTCGCTATATTTAGCAGAATGCTCCCGAAGATCCGCCTTTGCCGCAACAAGGGAGAACAAATCGCCGTTATCGGAGAACTATTGATGCTCCTTCACTGA